The following are encoded in a window of Palaemon carinicauda isolate YSFRI2023 chromosome 31, ASM3689809v2, whole genome shotgun sequence genomic DNA:
- the LOC137624708 gene encoding uncharacterized protein — MDLVNQLAKFTPEIELMSPKRALVWTPNLNEAFRQVKAALRLKEKISLYLFTVVGQARKQLSIPDALSRAPVSHPTLEDEITCADAATQVRYIININVIIAEEVSMPQDADRTLQELPTTARADPSYTLLMNSDGDLVFYGARQVFPAARCRCTLAHLHNSHRGMEATKRRARQTVFWPGIDSDISSNARAFDHAKCCSLALRRNHPTRPFDSILADIFSVARKSFIIVTDQVSWLPVVVPFFFKEVAAKSEDCDRCAAAHAEQVKLQCDQHTRPLPKLGTG; from the exons ATGGATTTAGTGAACCAGTTGGCCAAATTTACCCCTGAGATTGAACTGATGAGCCCTAAGAGAGCCCTCGTTTGGACTCCGAATCTTAATGAGGCATTTCGTCAAGTCAAGGCCGCCttg CGTCTCAAGGAGAAGATTTCACTGTACCTATTCACAGTAGTGGGGCAGGCTAGAAAGCAGCTCAGCattccagatgccttatctcgagcTCCAGTCAGTCACCCTACTCTAGAAGATGAAATCACTTGTGCTGATGCCGCAACACAAGTCAGatatatcatcaatatcaatgTTATCATCGCCGAAGAAGTCTCTATGCCCCAAGATgcagataggacacttcaggaactGCCGACCACAGCAAGAGCTGATCCATCATATACCCTTCTTATGAACT CTGATGGTGATCTGGTTTTCTATGGAGCAAGGCAGGTTTTCCCTGCTGCCCGCTGCCGTTGTACTCTCGCCCACCTTCATAATAGTCATCGAGGTATGGAAGCCACAAAGAGACGTGCAAGACAGACTGTGTTTTGGCCAGGAATCGACTCGGACATCTCCAGCAATGCCAGAGCTTTTGATCATGCCAAATGTTGCAGCCTAGCCTTAAGAAGGAACCATCCTACGAGGCCTTTTGATTCTATCTTGGCTGACATTTTTAGTGTCGCCAGGAAGTCATTCATCATTGTAACTGATCAGGTCTCTTGGTTACCTGTTGTGGTACCAT tctttttcaaagaagtgGCAGCCAAGTCTGAGGATTGTGACCGCTGTGCAGCTGCCCATGCTGAACAAGTGaaactacaatgtgatcaacacACCCGGCCACTTCCCAAGTTGGGTACAGGCTAG